One window of the Eucalyptus grandis isolate ANBG69807.140 chromosome 8, ASM1654582v1, whole genome shotgun sequence genome contains the following:
- the LOC104416260 gene encoding F-box protein At5g67140-like, whose amino-acid sequence MEAWGVKLSLGRRERLSFAGLKMDDDSTARIVRRAYALRELDISKICWGCHITDEGLYRISLTKCAAKLTSISLLGMTGVIDQGVGKLVCLSFRSDGSLLQMLCV is encoded by the exons ATGGAAGCGTGGGGGGTGAAGCTGTCGCTAGGGCGGAGGGAGAGGCTCAGCTTCGCGGGGCTGAAGATGGACGACGATTCCACCGCCCGCATCGTTCGCCGCGCATACGCCCTCCGTGAACTCGACAT TTCGAAGATTTGTTGGGGCTGCCATATTACCGATGAAGGGCTGTACAGAATTTCACTGACGAAATGCGCGGCGAAGCTTACGTCCATCTCTCTGTTGGGGATGACTGGGGTCATCGACCAAGGTGTTGGTAAGCTGGTATGTTTGTCGTTTCGAAGTGATGGTTCACTTCTGCAGATGTTATGTGTGTAG